Part of the Triticum aestivum cultivar Chinese Spring chromosome 4D, IWGSC CS RefSeq v2.1, whole genome shotgun sequence genome is shown below.
GTCATTCCACGAAATAAATAGAGAAATATTGCAAATAAGTATATTCCAAAACATTAAATTAACTTAAAAAGAAATACcatgaatttttaaaaaatgttaacaCACTAGAAAAAAGTGTTAGCTTAATTAAAAAAATGGTTGAAAtaaaaaaatgtatgtgacattttaCAAACATTAAagtgtttaaaaaatgtatacGACATTTTCTATATGCTTAAAATATTGAAAAAATGTTTGTTTAATtacaaaattaaaaaaatgcaCATGAAATTTTCAAATATGCTTGTCGATTTCAAAAATATGTCCATGCATTTTTCTAAAATGTTTATACAATATCAAAAATGTTGGTATAATTTTCATTTTTTGTATCGTTTGTAAAAAATATTACAacctgtatttgaaaaatatttaacaTGTATTTTCTTAAAAAAGTTTTTAAAAATGTCACAAATATGTGTCTGAAAAATTAATGTTAATCATGTCTTTGAAAAACTTTAAATGTGTAAGAATTTGTTTATGTCTACCAAAAACATACAATTTTATGAAAACAATAATCATCAAAAACATGTATTTGGAGAAACGTTAATCATGTATTCGGAAATTTTTAAACTTGTATACCAAAATGTTTCTTATATATAGGAAAACTGTAAAATGTGTACGAAAAATATAAAAATGTGTTGGAAAACAAttgaaaaataaaaaagggaagatTGCTCACATAGGTTAAAAAATGGTATTTTCTATTATAAATGTTTCACCTGTATTTTTACAATGTTAAGCATGTATTAAAAAAAgatcaaaaaatattttttttgaaaattgcacATAGTTTATTTAAAAAATGGTCAACATTTATATATAAAATGCTTCTACACGATAAAAAGCACATTGTGTAAAAGTAGACTTATGtagagaaaaaaatataaaagtaaacAAAGAAAACTATGAAGAATCGCCAAAAAACTAAAGAAAATTAGTGAAGAAATGTAGCAAACGAGGACACAAAAaaacatgaaaaagaaaaaaagaaaaactatatAAAACTGTTTAAAATAGTTGAAAAAGAATAAGATCTCTAGTATTGGGCCGGCCTATGACCCCGGTTGCCAGAGTTGAGGCCGAGGTACTCCGCGAGAGCTATAAATCCCTTACAGCAAGACTGAAGAATCTCTCGCCTGAAGCATCTGCGCTAATGGACTGACCCATTAGCGCACACTTAAAATAATACCTcctttgagtcatctattttggaacgaagggagtagaaataGAGGAAAAGTGAGCATCCAGAGATCGATTCCAGGCTCTGCCCTTTAGCATGGACTTAAAACAATAGAAACTAGATGATACCACCCACGTTGTTGCGGGGATATCCTGCAATATATTTCAAAGATATTTTGTATGAAATATGAATACTCAGAAAAATAATATGAGAGGTAATACTAAAAATACATATGCTTTATTGTGTTTGATTCATGTACTTCtgtaaaatatttattaaatatctcatgcctatttgcatgttgaggtggaccATTTCCTATGACTCATTGAATGTTGAGGTGGGCCTTTTCTAATGCATGTTGCTTGATGAGGATGTCATGCtggcatgttgagagaaataggttagtgggggctagctatttagatatagaagatatagGGAAAAGGGAGCACCCTGGGATCAATCCCAGGTTTCTTCGATACTAGGTAGGGCGCCCTACTTGAGCGAAAAGGCACATTTTTTCATTAGTTTTTTGGTTTCtattttttctttgtattttcacCAGTTTTCTACGtttatttcttcttattttttccttttttcttcagtgtcctttctttctttctcggttttcacttttttctctttctttcttttttttcttcatttttgtttctttctttctcggttttcatcTTTATTTTGTTTTTAGCAGGCTTCTTCTTTTGCTTTGTTTTTTTTGTTGATTTTCGTCGGTTTCTTTTTTGTTCAACACATGTTAACTATGTTTTCagtacatatttaacattttttgtatacataaaaaacattttttatatacacgtttaacattttaaaatacatgattaataGTTGTTCAAaactccgtttcagtttacaagtcctgcgcgtatacctaggttgcaatttatcatcctaatataaactatataacacaaaaattataccttttgaaagtagaaactccgaagtttatgttggtatattttttgtaatatatgacttgtattaggttggtcaaattgacgatctaggggtacgcgcacgccctgtaaactgagcgAGAGGTAGTACCTCTTATGTGAAAAGGGGAAGTAAGTGGGAGCATGTAAAGAAACCTCTTATTTATGTCTACTTTTTACATATTGTACATATTTGTTATATATCTAGTAAAAAtttctaatacatgtttaacaaattttaaatACAGGTTTCATTTTTTCAATACcttgtcaacattttttctatacacagttAACATTTGAAAAATACTTGTTTATTTTTTTTAACTGCTTGATTTATATTTAAAAAAAACATGAACACCTTTTTTTCAAACACATTGTATATTTTATGTATGCATGAGAAATATTTTCCCTATACACATTTAATtattttttcaagttttttatgtaAAGTGTCCTGGCGCTGTCACGCTGGTTCGAGTTTCCTATGCTGGCTTTCCCATTGGACAAGCCGCAAGCCACGCATCAATGAGCACGGCACGGGACGACATGCAAGCAAGCAAATCACAGGGCAATCGCCGCCGCTGCGTCGGATCTTTATTACAGGTGCTCGGCATATGCGCCAGGGCAGATCCGTCTCCGCCGCTCCTACGAGCGCTCCCGCCCGCCCACCCCCCGCCCTCAACGGGCCACGCACGCTCCCACCATCGCCACCGCCATTCACCTCCTCCTACCACCCGCCCCTAGCCCCGGCCCGCTCACCTCACCTCACCTCGCTGACCGGCGCCGGCGACGATGGGGCGCGTGAAGCTGGCCATCAAGCGGATCGAGAACAACACGAACCGGCACGTGACCTTCTCCAAGCGCCGGAACGGGCTCATCAAGAAGGCCTACGAGCTCTCCGTCCTCTGCGACATCGACATCGCCCTCCTCATGTTctccccctcccgccgcctctgCCCCTTCTCCGGCCGCCACGGGTCCGTCCTCCTCTCCTTTCTCCTTTGCCTTCATTGATTCCCCTTTTCGTTTCCGTTTCTGAGACTCGTGCGTGCATGCATGGCCGCGCGCGCTCGTCGTTCGTCGTTCCGCAGGGTGGAGGATGTGCTTCTCCGGTACCTCAACATGTCCGACAACGACCGGGGAGAGTGAGTCACATATATATGCACCGTGTAATGAACTTCGGTCGATCTCCTTTCTCAAACATTTTGCTTTCTTCGTTTCACCACCGCAGACCCATCCAGAATCGAGAGGTGAGAGAAGCAACAACTCATCTTCAATTCTTCTTTTTTCCAAAATGAAGGAGGCTATGATCGACCACTCAGCCATCGCTCGTGTGACAAATCCCATGCAGTACCTCATCAACATGCTCCAGAGGCTCAAGCGCGAGAGCGACATGGCCACACAGCTAGCAAAGTACTATGCATTGTACCTTTGCTCCAGTTCCCTCTATATATATTCTCGTTAATTTTTTCCTATTTCACATCTTGTTTATGTTCTTTTTTCTGCTCGCAAATTTCAGCCCGGGGGCATTGAACGAGAAGGTAGAGGTGAGCCCTAGCATTTTGTAACGTTAGATAACGTCTCGACGACAAGGAAACCATCTTATTAACCAGTCGAATTCTTCCAACGAATTGCAGGAGATTCAGAAGGAGATATACGCGTGTCAGCAGCAGCTGCAGATCTCCGAGGAACGCCTCAGGTACAAACCAAGACCCGCGCCGGCCCTTTAGCGCTTTGTTCGTGCGATCGCGACCTTGATCGTGTTTGTGTGTTCTCTGTGTGCGTGCATGCTGTTCGAGCCGGACCCCGCCGCGTTCGGTTCCATGGTTGAGATCGACAATTGCGAGAAGTTCCTCATGGACATGCTCACCCGCGTCGTCGAGAGGAAGGTACATACACATATGATGTCCACAAATTTGCCTCGGAAAAATAACGGAGTTTCATGTGCAACTCATTTGAATAATTCGGTCTGTGCAACTATATATCGAGCTGCAGAACTACCTGCTGAGCAACCTGGCCCCGTTCGACCCGACGGCGCCCGGGATGCAGGTACGTACGGCCATCTTCGAGATCACATTTAAACGCGTAGGATCTCCACGCTGGAAAATGCGCGGGATCCTACGTATTATTGCCAACCATCAATGTGTTTGATGCGCAGAAGATTTCTTCATTTTACCCATGAAGATTGTCTTGGCGATGGCTTTGTAGGGCGGGAACGAGGCGCAGATGTACGTGCACGCGATGAAGACGGAGGAAGGCGGCGGCATGGGCACGTTCGCCGGCGACGCCGCCGCGCTGTGGGGCTCCGACGACGGGCAGAACCCCGGCCACCAGATCTTCGGCGGGACGGACCCGATGATCTACCTCAGGCACGTGCACGAATAATTGCCTACTATGCACACGGTACACGGCAACCTGAGTACCTGACACGTCATTAGTAATGCTAATGTGTACGAGTTCTATTACTTTTCGGCAGCGACCCGGACGTGTACGACGGCAAATCGCAGGTGGCCGGAATGCACGGCGGCGACGGAGACGTCGGGGGCAGCAGCCAGACGGCGGATCCGTGGCGGCAGGCGTACAGCTGCACCGAGCTGCTCTCCACGCTCATCCCCAACACGCCCTTCCCTCTCATGCAGCACTGCCTGGGGCCCGACGACGGCCAGTACCTGCCGGCCATGGTGCCGGCGGCACAGGACCAGCTCGAGGCGTCCGCCAGCTGCTCCTACAACATACCCACCAGCGACGAGAGCGGCACGCCCGTCATGGCgtacgacggcggcggtggcgtgccGCCGCCCAACGTCGGCTGATCTCATATCATAGGCCCGCTGGTCCTATCTACATGTATCGTCCAGACCTAAGCATGGCGATCAAGCTCAATCGACTGTAAGCTACGTAGGGCTACTGTGTTAGTGGTGACGCACGCATCACACGCGTGTAATAATAAGAAAATAACTCTAGAGCGAAATCTTATTCATAACAAATGCTTAATAAAATCCGCAGATGTTGTGGATCAGTCACTTAAATTCGCAGTGATTTGCATTTACAGTGGTCCATTTATACATCAAAGTTCCCAGCAACCCCAACTTTCGCTTTGCACGATTTGTATTGAAAAAATTGTTGTCCTATTTATAGATGATGCTTGGAAGGGGAAACAACACTACTGTTATTTCTTTTTGTAAGAGGAATAGAGGATGATGATTGGCGTAATGCAGTGAATATATTATTGAGTCTCGAGGGTGAGTATATTTTGAGTACCAAAATTGGAGGACTAAGACACCTCCTAGAGATAAGATGGAAACAATTTCTATCTAATCATGGACAATCCCTAActaccaaatatatctctaacatcccccgcaatcgtagaacaacacgagtgtcGCAGACGGTTAGACTGGAAAAAATAGCAGCCGACGGGCTGACATCCTCCCACAGTCGTACCCGGAGCATCGTGGACGGTGTCGTGTTGCCGANNNNNNNNNNNNNNNNNNNNNNNNNNNNNNNNNNNNNNNNNNNNNNNNNNNNNNNNNNNNNNNNNNNNNNNNNNNNNNNNNNNNNNNNNNNNNNNNNNNNNNNNNNNNNNNNNNNNNNNNNNNNNNNNNNNNNNNNNNNNNNNNNNNNNNNNNNNNNNNNNNNNNNNNNNNNNNNNNNNNNNNNNNNNNNNNNNNNNNNNNNNNNNNNNNNNNNNNNNNNNNNNNNNNNNNNNNNNNNNNNNNNNNNNNNNNNNNNNNNNNNNNNNNNNNNNNNNNNNNNNNACTCCAGAAGCGC
Proteins encoded:
- the LOC123099376 gene encoding agamous-like MADS-box protein AGL66, producing MGRVKLAIKRIENNTNRHVTFSKRRNGLIKKAYELSVLCDIDIALLMFSPSRRLCPFSGRHGVEDVLLRYLNMSDNDRGEPIQNREYLINMLQRLKRESDMATQLANPGALNEKVEEIQKEIYACQQQLQISEERLRLFEPDPAAFGSMVEIDNCEKFLMDMLTRVVERKNYLLSNLAPFDPTAPGMQGGNEAQMYVHAMKTEEGGGMGTFAGDAAALWGSDDGQNPGHQIFGGTDPMIYLSDPDVYDGKSQVAGMHGGDGDVGGSSQTADPWRQAYSCTELLSTLIPNTPFPLMQHCLGPDDGQYLPAMVPAAQDQLEASASCSYNIPTSDESGTPVMAYDGGGGVPPPNVG